Proteins from one Nerophis lumbriciformis linkage group LG08, RoL_Nlum_v2.1, whole genome shotgun sequence genomic window:
- the ppp2r3a gene encoding serine/threonine-protein phosphatase 2A regulatory subunit B'' subunit alpha isoform X2, which produces MMIKETSLRRDPDLRGELAFLARGCDFVLPSRFKKRLKYFQQQQQQQQQQQQQVQSKPDKKPGTPPPALALAPAAHVPSHSSPSPAPAPVVVPLPSPPPALNIPRFYYPRGLPAASLTANHDAAIAVAEAAFAEFEEEKADIYEMSKIAKACECPLYWKAAMFYAAGGERTGFVSVHSFIATWRKLLHSCHDDASRFIYMLAKPGCQYLEQEDFIPLLQDIVDTHPGLTFLKDAPEFHSRYITTVIQRVFYVVNRSWTGRISMTELRRSNFLETLALLEEEDDINQITDYFSYEHFYVIYCKFWELDSDHDLYIDHKDLARYNDHASSNRIIERLFSGAVTRGNAVQREGRMSYAEFVWFLISEEDKKNFTSMEYWFRCMDVDGDGILSMFELEYFYEEQCERMEHMGIEPLPFQDLLCQMLDLVKPQTSGQITLSDLKRCRMAHIFFDTFFNLEKYLDHEQRDPFAVQKDLDSDVPESSDWDKYASEEYEILVAEETANEQEQLGEGSFDDDLDVDDLQLPAEMGSKMEKVVISHLSA; this is translated from the exons ATGATGATCAAGGAGACGTCGTTACGCCGCGACCCCGACTTGAGGGGAGAGTTGGCCTTCCTGGCCCGCGGTTGTGACTTTGTTCTGCCGTCACGCTTCAAGAAAAGACTCAAGtattttcaacaacaacaacaacaacaacaacaacagcagcagcag GTTCAGTCCAAACCGGACAAGAAACCCGGGACGCCGCCTCCAGCCCTCGCCCTCGCCCCCGCCGCCCACGTGCCCTCGCACAGCTCGCCAAGCCCTGCGCCAGCGCCGGTGGTGGTCCCCCTTCCATCTCCTCCTCCTGCACTCAACATTCCCAGATTCTACTACCCTCGGGGGCTCCCCGCCGCCAGCCTGACCGCCAACCACGACGCCGCCATCGCCGTCGCGGAGGCGGCCTTCGCCGAGTTCGAGGAGGAAAAGGCCGACATTTACGAGATGAGCAAGATCGCCAAG GCGTGCGAGTGTCCGCTCTATTGGAAGGCGGCCATGTTCTACGCGGCAGGTGGTGAGAGGACCGGCTTTGTCTCCGTCCACTCCTTCATCGCCACGTGGAGGAA GCTGCTGCACAGTTGCCATGACGACGCCTCAAGGTTTATTTACATGCTTGCCAAGCCTGGCTGTCAGTACCTGGAGCAAGAAGACTTCATTCCTCTACTTCAG GACATTGTGGATACACATCCTGGACTCACCTTCTTAAAGGATGCACCTGAGTTTCATTCACGCTACATCACAACG GTGATCCAGCGAGTCTTCTACGTGGTCAATCGCTCGTGGACGGGTCGTATCTCCATGACGGAGCTGCGACGGAGCAACTTCTTGGAGACGCTGGCCCTGCTGGAGGAAGAAGACGACATCAACCAGATCACAGACTACTTCTCCTACGAGCACTTCTACGTCATCTACTGCAAGTTCTGGGAGCTGGACAGTGACCACGACCTCTACATCGACCACAAGGACCTGGCCCGCTACAACGACCACG CGTCTTCCAATCGAATCATCGAGAGGTTGTTCTCTGGCGCTGTGACTCG GGGTAACGCCGTGCAGAGAGAAGGCCGCATGAGCTACGCCGAGTTTGTGTGGTTTCTCATCTCCGAGGAGGACAAGAAGAACTTCACCAG CATGGAGTACTGGTTCCGCTGCATGGACGTGGACGGCGACGGCATCTTGTCCATGTTTGAGTTGGAGTACTTCTACGAGGAGCAGTGCGAGCGCATGGAGCACATGGGAATCGAACCGCTGCCTTTTCAGGACTTGTTGTGTCAGATGCTGGACTTGGTCAAACCCCAGACTTCAG GTCAGATCACTCTGAGCGACCTGAAGCGTTGTCGAATGGCTCACATCTTCTTTGACACCTTCTTCAACCTGGAGAAGTACTTGGACCACGAGCAGAGAGACCCTTTCGCTGTGCAGAAG gaCCTGGACAGCGACGTGCCGGAGTCGTCCGACTGGGACAAATACGCCTCGGAGGAGTACGAGATCCTGGTGGCGGAGGAGACGGCCAACGAACAGGAACAACTAGGAGAAGG GTCCTTTGACGACGACTTGGATGTGGACGACCTCCAGCTTCCTGCGGAGATGGGAAGCAAGATGGAAAAAGTGGTCATATCTCATCTGTCCGCATGA